In Pseudomonas sp. Q1-7, the genomic window CACCGGCCGCATTGGGGTGGTCAGCTCTGCGTGCTCTACATCGTCAATCCCGGTGAACACCTCGATGTCGCGGTGCTGGCCGGACAACTGCGCACATTCCGTCACCAATTGGCGCTTGCGCGCCGGCATGGCGTCGCTCTGCCGTTGCTACAGGCGACCTATCTGTACAGCAGCCAGGGTGCCGGCCCCTGGTTCAGTTGGGCAGCAGGTGCACCGCAGCCTGAGGTTCATGAGGCGGGGGCGTGCGTCAGCCTCGGAGAATGGCAGGAACAGGCGCTTGACGTCCGGACTTCAGCGGCCCGGCTGCGTACCGCCGTCCTGCTGAAAAGCCTGGCCGCCTGGCTGGCCGAAAACGTGCAAACGCACCTCGTCGACCGAGAGGCCCCCGACCCTGCGTGCGTTGCAGTGGTCAGCGCGGTCACGCTGGTACCCACACTGCCTGGTGCTCTGACTGGCAATCTCTGGCAGCAGTGGATGCGCGACAGGACCGCGCTGGCGGAAGCGGCCATTCCGGATCGAGGCGCCGGAGCAGTGCTCCCTTTCCCGGCTCCATTGCTGTCCTTGCTGCGTGTGAAGGTGCATGACTCTCCGCGGCGTCGAGCTGGCCTGATCGCACTCTGGCTGTTCACGGCTACGCTGCTGGCAGCGCTGCTCAGCTCCTCCTGGCAGAACATCCTGTTGGCACGTCAGGTCAGCGACGACTTGCGCCGCTACCTGGCCATTCCCGAGCCGGAGCACCGTGACCAGCCGGAATTCGCCTTGCGCGAAACCGCCATGACGGTGTTGCGTGCCGATGCCGCGCGTCTGGATGACTACTACCGCCATGGCGAGCCGCTAGGGCTCGGATTCGGCCTGTATCAGGGCGAGCGCCTGCGAAGCTCGCTTCAGGCGGTAATCGCCGATCACCGATTGCCGCCGCCGTCGCCGATGGCGGTAGCAGGACGTCCCGATCCCGTTCGACTCGACAGCCTGTCGTTGTTCGCAGTGGGCAGCGCGAAGCTCAAGCCCGAGTCGACCAAGCTGTTGATCAATGCCCTGGTCGATATCAAAGCCCAGCCGGGCTGGCTGATCGTTATTGCTGGCCATACCGACGCCACCGGCAGTGCCGAGCAGAATCTCCAGTTGTCCCGCGCGCGCGCCGGAGCCGTGCGTGACTGGATGCAGCGCATGGGAGATATCCCCGACAGCTGCTTCGCCGTGCAGGGCTTCGGCGCCAGCCAGCCGATTGCCAACAACGACACCGCATTCGGGCGCGCCGCGAACCGGCGCGTCGATATCCGTCTGGTTCCGGAGGTGGGGGCCTGCGTGCTACCCACGGCGGCACCGGAGGGCAAGCATCAGTCGCATTCCGCGGCTGTCACTTACTAAGAGAAGGAGCTTCACATGGCAATTCCGGTATACCTCTGGCTGCAGGACGATGGCGGAGCGGATATCAAGGGTTCCGTGGACGTGCAGAAGCGCGAAGGCAGCATCGAAGTCGTCGCCCAGGACCACAGCCTGTACATCCCTACCGACAACAACACCGGCAAGCTGACCGGCACCCGGGTGCATACGCCGTTCCTCTTCACCAAGGAAATCGATGCTTCCAGCCCTTACCTGTACAAGGCGGTCACGACCGGCCAGACCCTCAAGAGCGCCGAGTTCAAGTGGTACCGCATCGATGACGCCGGCCAGGAAGTCGAGTACTTCATCACCA contains:
- a CDS encoding OmpA family protein, yielding MILKLTRGLWVWAAALALALLSIIPMPAWQRTCGALAIAFALYQAWRWSGQRAARRREAISFADDVSLPPATYRQPVVLVCGDGLQGLFDTAGVDKTALRTTPQGCYLRVAKAEQLPRMVDSVLEHRPHWGGQLCVLYIVNPGEHLDVAVLAGQLRTFRHQLALARRHGVALPLLQATYLYSSQGAGPWFSWAAGAPQPEVHEAGACVSLGEWQEQALDVRTSAARLRTAVLLKSLAAWLAENVQTHLVDREAPDPACVAVVSAVTLVPTLPGALTGNLWQQWMRDRTALAEAAIPDRGAGAVLPFPAPLLSLLRVKVHDSPRRRAGLIALWLFTATLLAALLSSSWQNILLARQVSDDLRRYLAIPEPEHRDQPEFALRETAMTVLRADAARLDDYYRHGEPLGLGFGLYQGERLRSSLQAVIADHRLPPPSPMAVAGRPDPVRLDSLSLFAVGSAKLKPESTKLLINALVDIKAQPGWLIVIAGHTDATGSAEQNLQLSRARAGAVRDWMQRMGDIPDSCFAVQGFGASQPIANNDTAFGRAANRRVDIRLVPEVGACVLPTAAPEGKHQSHSAAVTY
- a CDS encoding Hcp family type VI secretion system effector encodes the protein MAIPVYLWLQDDGGADIKGSVDVQKREGSIEVVAQDHSLYIPTDNNTGKLTGTRVHTPFLFTKEIDASSPYLYKAVTTGQTLKSAEFKWYRIDDAGQEVEYFITKLENVKVVKVAPKMHDIKDPSKEKHNHLEQVELRYEKITWTYKDGNIIHADSWNERQSA